A stretch of DNA from Paenibacillus sp. FSL W8-0186:
AGCCTTAAGCCGAGAAAAGGCACCCAGTCCGTATGGAGTAAGATAACGCTTGAATTGGCTAACGCTGTCGCGGAGTATGTCGTTGATGTTAAGGAGCCGGGAATCGTCCGCAAAATTCTCACGAAGGATTATGAACTCGATGAAAGCGAAAAGCAGGCCATAGAAGCGATATATCGCAGGTTTCTAACCGCGGAAGAAGGACAGGCCGAGGCTAGAAATGCGCGAATCATGCTTGTCGAAGCAGCGTTTCTGCAAATGCTCGAGCAGCAGGAAGCGCTTGATCTTGACGGTTTTGTCACCTTTAGGCTGCAGGACTACGGATTGAAGCTGCGCGAGATGATTGATTACGCGGTGGAGGAGTTTTTGCTCGACAAGCAGTATGAAGATTTTATCGCGCTGCTGCAATACTTCGTGTATTTTCAGGAGCCGCTTACGCCGTTTATTCACGTTATGCACAAGCAAGGCAGCGAATTCGTCATCTTGAACGAAGGGTTAAACCAAATTGAAGTTTCGTCCGGAGACGTCGTCATGCGCCTGGCGGATCAGGAGCTGCAGATGGAAAATATGATCGTCAGCACGCTGATATCCTTGTCTCCGGAGCGCATTCTTCTGCACACCTGTGAACCGGAAGCCTTGGCGATAAAGACGATCCGGCAAATTTTTGGGGAAAGAGTTGAGCTCTGCCTGCGTTGTCCGCAGTGCAAGGATTTCCTGCAGGAAACAAGGCAGCGCGATCAGGTTAAGTAATGTCGGGCGAACCAGGGTTCTTGACGGTACCCCTCGTTAGCATTATAATTACAAATATTCAAGCGAAAAGCGTTGACAAAGACATGAACCAGAAATGCGAACGGTACAGAGAGAGGGAACGGTCGGCTGGAATTCCCTTCGGAGTCGGTTTTGGTTTACCCCTTTGTAGCTGTATTCCCGAACTTTGGGCGATTGCCCGAATATTAAGGAATGCCGGTTCATTACCGTTATATAATGCCTAAACAAGGACTTGTTCCAATGCTGTCTTGCTGCGGCTTGCGAACGGTCGAATGAGGGTGGAACCACGGGTATATAACGCTCGTCCCTTTCCGGGACGGGCGTTTTTTGTTTGTCCGCTCCCGGCAATGAATTACGAAACTAAGGGAGGAACAGAAAGTGGCAGTATCAATTTCATTACCGGACGGCTCAGTTCGGGAGTATGCAGACGGAAGCACTCTGGAGGATGTGGCGGCATCGATCAGCAGCGGCCTGCGCAAAAATGCGCTCGCGGGAAAGCTGAACGGTTCAGCCGTTGACCTGAGTACAAAATTAACAGACGGCGCAGCGGTCGAAATCATTACGCCGGATTCCAAGGAAGGCCTTGAAATCATGCGGCACAGCACGGCTCATCTTCTGGCGCAAGCGGTCAAACGGCTGTTTGGCAACAAGGAAGTCAAGCTGGGCATCGGTCCGGTCATCGAAGACGGTTTCTATTACGATATGGACCTGGAGCATCCGATCAATCCGGAGGATCTGCAGAAGATCGAGAAGGAGATGGAACGGATTATCGGCGAGAATCTGCCGATTACGCGCCGTGAAGTGAGCCGCGAGGAAGCGGTGGCGATTTTTACGGAGCTGGGCGATCCTTATAAATTAGAGCTCATTCGCGATTTGCCTGAGGACAGCGTACTGTCCATTTACGATCAAGGCGAATTCTTCGATTTATGCCGCGGGCCGCATGTGCCGTCTACGGGCAAAATTAAATCATTCAAGCTGCTGAGTGTGGCGGGAGCCTACTGGCGCGGCAACAGCGACAATAAAATGCTGCAGCGTGTATACGGTACGGCCTTCTTCAAAAAAGCCGACCTGGATCAGCATTTGCATTTGCTCGAGGAAGCCAAAAAACGCGATCACCGCAAGCTCGGCAAAGAGCTGAGCATCTTCACCTTCTCGAATCTCGTAGGCCAAGGTCTGCCGATCTGGCTGCCAAAGGGTGCAACCTTGCGCCGCACGCTGGAAAGATACATCGTTGATATCGAGGAGCGCCTGGGATACCAGCACGTGTACACTCCGGTGCTCGGTAATGTGGAGCTCTATAAAACTTCCGGCCACTGGGAGCATTACCAAGAGGACATGTTCCCGCAAATGGTTATGGACAATGAGGAGCTTGTGCTTCGGCCGATGAACTGTCCGCACCATATGATGGTGTATAAGAGCGAGATGCACAGCTACCGTGATCTGCCAATCCGCATCGCCGAGCTTGGCATGCAGCATCGTTATGAAATGTCGGGGGCGCTGACTGGCCTGCATCGCGTGCGGGCGATGACACTGAACGATGCGCACATTTTCTGCCGGTTGGATCAGATCAAAGACGAGTTCAAACGCGTGCTAGCCTTGATCAGACAAGTCTACAAAGATTTCGGCATTAACGATTACCGGTTCCGCTTGTCCTATCGTGATCCAGAGGATACCGAGAAATATTTCAAGGACGATAATATGTGGAACACGGCACAGCGCATGCTGCGCGAGGTCGTCGAGGAGGAAGGTCTGCCGTTCTTCGAGGCGGAAGGCGAAGCCGCCTTCTATGGACCAAAGCTGGATGTACAAATCAAAACGGCTCTTGGCAAGGAAGAGACTTTATCCACCGTACAAATCGACTTCCTGCTCCCAGAGCGCTTTGAGCTCGAATATGTCGGTGATGACGGCGCCAAGCACCGTCCGGTCGTATTGCACCGCGGCATTCTCGGCACGATGGAACGCTTCACGGCCTTCCTGCTGGAGAATTTTGCAGGCAATCTTCCGCTCTGGCTCGCTCCAGTACAAGCAAAGGTTATTCCGGTATCCAGCAATTTCGAAGCCTATGCGCGCGAAGTAGAGGAGAAGCTGCTTGCCGGCAGAATTCGGGCTGAAAGCGATCTTCGCAACGAGAAGCTGGGCTACAAAATCCGCGAAGCTCAGCTGGAGAAAATACCTTATATGTTCGTTGTCGGCGAGAACGAGCAGAGGGAAGGAACCGTCTCCGTGCGTAAACGCGGCGAAGGCGATCTCGGTGCGAAGTCGCTGGACGAAGTCATTTCCATGCTGCAGGACGATATTCAGAACCATAAGATATAGGAAGATGCATTAGATCTAGCAAAGGTATAAACCTTGGCGCATGTGGACATCCTCTGGAATAAGGGAGGAGATTGTCACATGCGCCAAACTATTTTTTGGGATCGGCTTGGTATGTGTTGTACGCTGATATTCGTGCTTGTGTCATCGATGAGTAAGGATAGTACGGTTTATGCCAATCCGGTTCAGCAGCAAAATTATGAACAAATCGCGGCGATGAACACGTTTAAGACGACTGCGATCCTAGCTCGGCAGGGAGTTATTCCACAGCCGGTATATATTACAAGCTCATCGGAGCAGCACGATAAAAGAGCGGGCGCCAATGCTGGAGAAAAGACGGCCAAAGCGAAGTTTCAAACAGTAAAAGTGGTAGCTACCGGTTATACGGCGGGTTATGAATCTACAGGCAAACGACCCAACCACCCGGGATACGGCATCACTTATTCCGGAGTCAAGGTGCGCAGGGACAAGGATACCATTTCGACCATTGCCGCCGATTTAAAAGTGTTTCCGCTCGGGACGATTTTGTATATCCCGGGTTATGGATACGGTGTCGTAGCTGATAAGGGTTCAGCGATCAAAGGAAACAAAATCGATCTGTATTTTACGACAACCAAGCAGGTATTTAAAGAATGGGGCAAAAAGGAAGTCGAGGTGCAGGTGATCCGTAAAGGCACGGGCAAGCTGACGGAGGAGATGTTCCTTGAGCTGGGCAAGGCGCTTCAGGTCGACAAGGAAATTCCTGAGGATATTTGGGATGAGGCGATTTGATTTGGGTTTGCATAATATCGCTTCCCGGGTTGCATAATACGAATGCATCCACGCAGTCGCTGCATGTTATGCACGCGACGGCTTAAGGGAGGTGAATACAGATGCCGAATCAAAATCAGAACCAAAATCAAAAGAATGCAGCTTCTCCAGGTTACAAAACGCCAAACGAGAAATACAATGAAGAATTCGCTGAAGAGAGCATGGAAACGGTCGCTCAAAAAGCGAGAGCTTCTCGCAACGCTGTTTCGAACCCAAGCAACCAAAGCGGAAAATAATGCAACACGAGCGTCCTGAATAGGGCGCTCTTTTGTTGTTAGGAGCAGGGATTTATATTTGATACATACCAACAAATGGAATCATATCGGTCTCGGGACGGAGATGGTTTTCCATCTGCCGCCGCTGTCCCTTCCCGGCAGGATGGTGTACACTTAGAACAGATTCAAGGAATAAGATCGTGCTTCTTAAGATGGAGGGAATGTAAATGAAGAACGACATGTCAGGCCGAATATTCGGAGGACTTGTGCTTATTGGAATCGGCGTCGTCTTTTTGCTGAATCAGCTCGGCTACACCGATATTAGTCTCGGCTATTTGTTTTCTACCTATTGGCCCGTATTTTTGATCATCGCCGGAATATTGCATCTGGTGAACAGGGAGCGCGAGAGCTCCAGCTTCGTTTGGAGCCTGGTTCTGATCGTATTAGGCGTGTTCTTCCTGGGCAAAAATGTAGGATTTCTCGATATTGATGCTTCCGATTTCTTCAAAATGTTTATCCCGGTCATGCTCATTATATTCGGTCTATCCATTCTGTTTAAACCGAGGGACCGCCAGGAGAAAAAGGAGGATCTGCCTCCTATGCCGCCGCCCCCGGTAGACAACCCGTTCGAGGCGCCGATCGATCCGGCCTTTCATCCGGAAATGGAATCGCCGCTTGATAAAATCTTCGGTACGACGAACAAAGGTGACGCGCAGTTCGGTGAGAAGCCGCAGGACGAGAAAATGAACTACAATTCTTATCACGGCAGCAGCACGAAGTCCAGCAAGCGGGAAGTGATTACAAAGGCGGGGTTTATTGGCGACGTTCATCTCGGACAGGATTATTTTCAACTGCAGCCCATGAATATATCGCATTTCATCGGAGATACGGTTATCGATTTGACGAAAGCGCAAATTCCTTATGGGGAAACCAAAATCAATGTCTCGGCATTTATCGGTGACGTGAAGGTGTTCATTCCTGAGGATATGGACATCGGAATTACCGCTACCTCCAGCGCGCTCATCGGCGATTTGAAGGTTTTGTCGCAAAAGCGCGGAGGCTTCTTAAGCAACGTGAATGCCCAGTCGCCGCATTATGGTGAGGCCGGCAAGCGCATTAAACTGGTCGTCAGCGTGTTCGTCGGCGACGTAAAAGTAAACATGGTGGGCTGATTATGATCGTACAGCGTATATTGAAAAATACAAAATGGGAGCTGCTGCTCTACTTCCTGCTGACAGGCAGTCTGACGGCAGTAGCTCTTTATGTCGGCTCGATCTTCGGAGCCGTCCATGTTATTGATCCTCGGGTATGGATTTACATCATCGCGGGGATTCTTGTGTTTATTCTGATTATCGGATATATCGCCGGACAGCGCATACAGCGGCGGCTGGATTACCTGCATTTGAACATGCTTCAGGTAGCGAAAGGGAATCTAGCAGTTCGCATGCCGGATACGGCTGACCAGACGTTTTCCGGCGTCTACCAGGAATTTAACAATATGACAGAGGCCGTCGAGAAGAAGATGAAGCTGCTTCAACAGTTTGGCGAGCGGGAAGTGGTCGAGAAGGAGCAGGCTGCGGAGAAAGCGGTGCTCGAGGAGCGAAGGAGGCTTGCCCGCGATTTGCACGACACGGTAAGCCA
This window harbors:
- the liaF gene encoding cell wall-active antibiotics response protein LiaF, with the translated sequence MKNDMSGRIFGGLVLIGIGVVFLLNQLGYTDISLGYLFSTYWPVFLIIAGILHLVNRERESSSFVWSLVLIVLGVFFLGKNVGFLDIDASDFFKMFIPVMLIIFGLSILFKPRDRQEKKEDLPPMPPPPVDNPFEAPIDPAFHPEMESPLDKIFGTTNKGDAQFGEKPQDEKMNYNSYHGSSTKSSKREVITKAGFIGDVHLGQDYFQLQPMNISHFIGDTVIDLTKAQIPYGETKINVSAFIGDVKVFIPEDMDIGITATSSALIGDLKVLSQKRGGFLSNVNAQSPHYGEAGKRIKLVVSVFVGDVKVNMVG
- a CDS encoding putative sporulation protein YtxC, translated to MDFFTISTNVASAASASQFAEYMQRLTKGLHKGSISSGFVYMPEHARAEWSISLKPRKGTQSVWSKITLELANAVAEYVVDVKEPGIVRKILTKDYELDESEKQAIEAIYRRFLTAEEGQAEARNARIMLVEAAFLQMLEQQEALDLDGFVTFRLQDYGLKLREMIDYAVEEFLLDKQYEDFIALLQYFVYFQEPLTPFIHVMHKQGSEFVILNEGLNQIEVSSGDVVMRLADQELQMENMIVSTLISLSPERILLHTCEPEALAIKTIRQIFGERVELCLRCPQCKDFLQETRQRDQVK
- a CDS encoding 3D domain-containing protein, with protein sequence MRQTIFWDRLGMCCTLIFVLVSSMSKDSTVYANPVQQQNYEQIAAMNTFKTTAILARQGVIPQPVYITSSSEQHDKRAGANAGEKTAKAKFQTVKVVATGYTAGYESTGKRPNHPGYGITYSGVKVRRDKDTISTIAADLKVFPLGTILYIPGYGYGVVADKGSAIKGNKIDLYFTTTKQVFKEWGKKEVEVQVIRKGTGKLTEEMFLELGKALQVDKEIPEDIWDEAI
- the thrS gene encoding threonine--tRNA ligase, which produces MAVSISLPDGSVREYADGSTLEDVAASISSGLRKNALAGKLNGSAVDLSTKLTDGAAVEIITPDSKEGLEIMRHSTAHLLAQAVKRLFGNKEVKLGIGPVIEDGFYYDMDLEHPINPEDLQKIEKEMERIIGENLPITRREVSREEAVAIFTELGDPYKLELIRDLPEDSVLSIYDQGEFFDLCRGPHVPSTGKIKSFKLLSVAGAYWRGNSDNKMLQRVYGTAFFKKADLDQHLHLLEEAKKRDHRKLGKELSIFTFSNLVGQGLPIWLPKGATLRRTLERYIVDIEERLGYQHVYTPVLGNVELYKTSGHWEHYQEDMFPQMVMDNEELVLRPMNCPHHMMVYKSEMHSYRDLPIRIAELGMQHRYEMSGALTGLHRVRAMTLNDAHIFCRLDQIKDEFKRVLALIRQVYKDFGINDYRFRLSYRDPEDTEKYFKDDNMWNTAQRMLREVVEEEGLPFFEAEGEAAFYGPKLDVQIKTALGKEETLSTVQIDFLLPERFELEYVGDDGAKHRPVVLHRGILGTMERFTAFLLENFAGNLPLWLAPVQAKVIPVSSNFEAYAREVEEKLLAGRIRAESDLRNEKLGYKIREAQLEKIPYMFVVGENEQREGTVSVRKRGEGDLGAKSLDEVISMLQDDIQNHKI